From a single Gadus morhua chromosome 3, gadMor3.0, whole genome shotgun sequence genomic region:
- the stn1 gene encoding CST complex subunit STN1, with the protein MSQEDEPPSTLWGLDPIFSAFARLYIKDLLQIRESCQVPGIFFYNSHPIYKVDVLGTVVCKRERDDFFCYGVDDGTGVINCLCWKNEKWRESGDPPVAPRASAQSEPGLNALAELKKLREAQRRYSQLEIGETLRARGPMKTSRQQREVMASTFYKVNDPVMAEQIAWMMEVPDLYRKCYDKPFQLQANSTSGPTVGRVNRAAQILKDFLKEKTVTKFRPYDVLDLLQPLVCSLSQAKPGDQGPQKDPSAQAIVAGPSAGQQLRQLLKESLQVLQDQGAVYRKVKSQDELYHVTEQDKDLLIAVKDVIREDSKREKYAEKGCHVLHVLSAVRQRYSPNISKEALELVLRTLECNSDVISTTTNHYTMFS; encoded by the exons ATGAGCCAGGAGGATGAGCCTCCGTCCACCCTGTGGGGCTTGGACCCCATATTCTCTGCCTTTGCCAGGCTTTATATCAAAGACCTCCTTCAGATCAGAGAGTCCTGTCAGGTGCCAG GTATTTTCTTCTACAATTCTCATCCAATCTACAAGGTAGATGTCCTTGGGACAGTGGtctgcaagagagaaagagacgacTTCTTCTGTTATGGAG TGGATGATGGTACTGGTGTTATAAACTGTTTGTGTTGGAAAAATGAGAAGTGGAGAGAATCGGGCGATCCTCCTG TGGCACCCAGGGCATCAGCGCAGTCTGAGCCAGGCCTCAACGCCTTAgcggagctgaagaagctgcgAGAAGCTCAGAGGAGATATTCCCAGCTGGAGATTGGGGAGACGCTGAGAGCCAGGGGCCCGATGAAGACCTCCAGGCAGCAAAGGGAGGTCATGGCCTCCACCTTCT ATAAAGTGAATGACCCGGTGATGGCTGAGCAGATAGCCTGGATGATGGAGGTTCCTGATCTTTACCGAAAGTGCTATGATAAACCATTCCAGCTACAAGCTAACAGCACCAG TGGCCCGACTGTCGGCCGCGTTAACAGGGCAGCACAAATCCTGAAGGACTTCCTGAAGGAGAAGACGGTCACCAAGTTCAGACCCTACGATGTCCTGGACCTGCTGCAGCCTCTGGTCTGCAGCCTATCCCAAGCGAAACCAGGAGACCAGGGACCACAGAAAGAT CCCTCCGCCCAGGCCATCGTGGCGGGTCCCTCTGCTGGGCAGCAGCTACGCCAGCTGCTCAAGGAGAGCCTGCAGGTGCTCCAGGACCAGGGCGCTGTGTACCGCAAGGTCAAGTCCCAGGACGAGCTCTACCAC GTGACTGAACAAGACAAAGACCTTCTAATCGCTGTCAAAGACGTCATCAGGGAAGACTCCAAGAGAGAGAAAT ATGCAGAGAAGGGCTGCCACGTCCTCCACGTCCTGTCTGCGGTGAGGCAGCGCTACAGCCCCAACATCAGCAAGGAAGCCCTGGAGCTGGTCCTGAGAACACTGGAGTGCAACAGCGAcgtcatcagcaccaccaccaaccactataCCATGTTtagctag